A genomic segment from Alistipes senegalensis JC50 encodes:
- a CDS encoding glycosyl hydrolase family 28 protein yields MTLKRILILGLLLTAAWSAGARNRAGEIERQIRPVTFPDRDFRITDFGAEAGGEADCRPAVTAAIDRCSREGGGRVVIPAGRWFSKGPVVLKSHVNLHLEAGAVLFFSSDEADYLPAVLTRWEGTEVYNYSPLIYAWQATNIAVTGQGVIDGRGSHNFAQWKPRQKADQKALRRMGTNLTPVSDRLFGEGHYLRPAMLEPVNCTDVLIEGVTFVDSPFWVIHPLACENVTVRGVTVDSYNLNNDGCDPESCTNVLIEDCTFRTGDDGIAIKSGRDNDAWRIGRPTENVLIRNCSFRSKANGVCIGSEISGGVRNVVVENVRMSDVGNGIYFKSNLDRGGYIEDVFVCGVEADSVRKTLVLFEPDYKSESRENHPTAFRGFVIEDVRARWAGKAGIDIRGFADMPVRYVTISRLTLASTPEPVIVRNAAGIILSEVTINGERQDRRDPDACISLNGKWEVAIADTMPQTYAAKVPVPGVITMATPSLGEDLDAVDNREIGYDYVWYRRTFTLDGTAYPRARLRLRAKYNAQVFLNGREIGYDPHTTYSHGTFDLSEAIDYDGPNELVVRVGSWNTATTPSKENSAEWWRNSRAPGIWDDVTLCLGQSVSIDHLKILPEVSEGRVRCMATLVNTSTRDERLAIEAAVCDDMLAVSRAATEVSVPAGGSTKCELMLPADMLRTWSAGKEGTPRLYRMEVTATNTAGVLCSRKSERFGYRSIETRGRDVLVNGEKVLFRAENIAFVRALNRWADVMFDKAWIRRFLRAAVQEYNFNYLRIHLGHAYGKWYDIADEEGIMIQDEWRFMHDDEPTGKDLEDTETEFRRWISENVNHPSIVAWDQENEGNVRLEALKAELRRYDPTRLWGEDDYVAKHIYEYSENVVKDFSGYTISDTKPSTVLESCRLWTNEFGLLEPRENFKTSRTASGWGLYYYDRDDIARLLSDLHADIGTFYRSRRLQAWAPFALLSGAVNGHNFYRGDIADSLYPQPNLLVLKHLNEPVGASVEMNQAREWYKDKTLYRPGAEYRKTVWVWNDLPRACDVRLRVMLVAPDGTEHICADENVTVAASSAVKREVRLTMPRTQGICLVEPRLTLPGGREVAGVRRRLMVARNASKVAERMAFGGRRTPVAGGWSILEHFTGSDIPDPVRQGIIAAAGDGLIDRIDVSGTPEAPTYIVQSTRYESHDRLHLTTTTFDAEGRVRDIRRAEAMPYVNLPAPVRRTIVEVVGSVPVDESRVIRRGEGDETTYEITMIGSDLRYKLRITDDGVLHDKKVTRKKAKK; encoded by the coding sequence ATGACATTGAAGCGAATCTTAATACTGGGTCTCCTGCTGACGGCGGCATGGAGCGCCGGCGCCCGGAACCGGGCCGGGGAGATCGAGCGGCAGATCCGTCCCGTAACCTTTCCAGACCGTGATTTCCGCATCACGGATTTTGGGGCCGAGGCCGGCGGAGAAGCCGACTGCCGGCCCGCCGTCACCGCGGCCATCGACCGTTGCAGCCGCGAGGGCGGCGGACGGGTCGTGATCCCCGCCGGACGCTGGTTCTCTAAAGGTCCCGTCGTGCTCAAAAGCCATGTCAACCTTCACCTCGAAGCGGGCGCCGTACTGTTTTTCAGCAGCGACGAAGCCGACTACCTGCCCGCCGTGCTCACGCGCTGGGAAGGAACCGAAGTCTATAACTACTCGCCGCTGATCTACGCCTGGCAGGCGACGAATATCGCCGTTACGGGACAGGGTGTGATCGATGGCCGCGGCTCGCACAATTTCGCGCAATGGAAACCCCGGCAGAAAGCCGACCAGAAGGCTCTGCGCCGTATGGGCACGAACCTGACCCCGGTCAGCGACCGTCTGTTCGGTGAGGGCCATTACCTGCGCCCCGCCATGCTGGAACCGGTCAACTGTACGGACGTGCTGATCGAGGGCGTGACCTTCGTGGATTCCCCTTTCTGGGTCATTCATCCGCTGGCGTGCGAAAACGTCACGGTGCGCGGCGTGACGGTGGACAGTTACAACCTCAACAACGACGGCTGCGACCCGGAGTCCTGCACGAACGTACTGATCGAAGACTGCACCTTCCGCACGGGCGACGACGGCATCGCCATCAAATCGGGACGAGATAACGACGCATGGCGTATCGGCCGTCCCACGGAAAACGTCCTGATCCGCAACTGTTCGTTCCGGTCGAAAGCCAACGGCGTCTGTATCGGCAGCGAGATTTCGGGCGGCGTGCGTAACGTGGTCGTCGAGAACGTGCGCATGTCCGACGTCGGCAACGGCATCTATTTCAAATCGAACCTCGACCGCGGAGGTTATATCGAAGATGTCTTCGTCTGCGGCGTGGAGGCCGACAGCGTGCGCAAGACCCTCGTGCTTTTCGAACCGGACTACAAATCGGAGAGCCGGGAGAACCATCCCACGGCGTTCCGCGGGTTCGTAATCGAGGATGTACGGGCCCGGTGGGCCGGGAAGGCAGGCATCGACATTCGGGGATTCGCCGACATGCCGGTACGCTACGTGACCATCAGCCGGTTGACCCTGGCGTCGACCCCCGAACCGGTGATCGTCCGGAACGCTGCCGGCATCATCCTGTCGGAGGTCACGATCAACGGCGAACGGCAGGATCGGCGCGATCCCGACGCCTGCATTTCGCTCAACGGAAAGTGGGAGGTCGCCATCGCCGACACGATGCCGCAGACCTATGCGGCGAAGGTTCCCGTGCCGGGTGTTATCACTATGGCGACGCCCTCCCTGGGCGAAGACCTCGATGCCGTCGACAACCGGGAAATCGGATACGACTACGTCTGGTACCGCCGCACGTTTACGCTCGACGGCACCGCCTATCCCCGGGCGCGGCTCCGCCTGCGGGCCAAATACAACGCACAGGTCTTCCTGAACGGCCGCGAAATCGGCTACGATCCCCATACGACCTATTCGCACGGCACGTTCGACCTTTCGGAAGCCATCGACTACGACGGCCCCAATGAACTCGTCGTGCGCGTCGGAAGCTGGAATACGGCGACGACTCCCTCCAAGGAGAATTCGGCCGAGTGGTGGCGCAATTCGCGGGCGCCGGGCATCTGGGACGACGTGACGCTCTGCCTGGGGCAATCGGTTTCGATCGACCATCTGAAAATTCTGCCCGAAGTGTCCGAAGGGCGCGTCCGCTGCATGGCGACACTCGTGAACACTTCCACGCGGGACGAACGGCTGGCGATAGAAGCCGCTGTCTGCGACGACATGCTGGCCGTAAGCCGCGCCGCGACGGAGGTCTCCGTACCGGCGGGCGGCAGCACCAAGTGTGAATTGATGCTTCCGGCCGATATGCTCCGGACATGGAGCGCCGGCAAAGAAGGGACGCCCCGGCTCTACCGGATGGAAGTAACAGCCACGAATACGGCAGGCGTGCTTTGCTCGCGCAAATCCGAACGTTTCGGTTACCGTAGCATTGAAACCCGCGGCCGCGACGTACTGGTCAACGGCGAAAAAGTCCTCTTCCGGGCCGAAAACATCGCTTTCGTCCGGGCGCTCAACCGCTGGGCGGACGTGATGTTCGACAAAGCGTGGATACGCCGCTTCCTGCGTGCCGCCGTGCAGGAGTACAATTTCAACTACCTGCGCATCCATCTGGGGCATGCCTACGGCAAATGGTATGACATCGCCGACGAGGAGGGCATCATGATTCAGGACGAATGGCGCTTCATGCACGACGACGAACCGACCGGCAAAGACCTCGAAGATACCGAAACGGAGTTCCGCCGCTGGATCAGCGAGAATGTCAACCATCCCTCGATCGTAGCCTGGGACCAGGAGAACGAAGGCAACGTGCGTCTCGAGGCGCTGAAAGCCGAGCTGCGCCGTTATGATCCGACCCGACTGTGGGGCGAGGACGACTACGTCGCCAAACATATTTACGAATATTCGGAGAACGTCGTGAAAGATTTCAGCGGCTATACGATCTCCGATACGAAACCCTCGACCGTATTGGAGTCGTGCCGCCTGTGGACCAATGAATTCGGGCTGCTCGAACCGCGCGAGAACTTCAAGACCAGCCGCACGGCAAGCGGCTGGGGACTATACTATTACGACCGCGACGACATCGCCCGTCTGCTGTCCGACCTGCACGCCGACATCGGCACTTTCTACCGTTCGCGCCGTTTGCAGGCATGGGCCCCCTTCGCACTGCTGAGCGGTGCCGTCAACGGCCACAACTTCTACCGCGGCGACATCGCCGACTCGCTGTATCCGCAGCCCAACCTGCTGGTGCTCAAACACCTCAATGAGCCCGTCGGGGCCTCGGTCGAGATGAACCAGGCCCGCGAATGGTACAAGGACAAGACACTCTACCGGCCGGGTGCCGAATACCGGAAAACAGTGTGGGTGTGGAACGATCTGCCGCGGGCGTGCGACGTTCGGTTACGTGTGATGCTCGTCGCTCCTGACGGAACGGAACATATCTGTGCCGATGAAAACGTGACGGTCGCCGCATCATCGGCCGTAAAACGGGAGGTCAGGCTGACCATGCCCCGCACGCAGGGCATCTGTCTGGTCGAGCCGCGCCTGACGCTGCCCGGCGGACGAGAGGTCGCCGGCGTCCGGCGCCGCCTGATGGTAGCCCGGAATGCTTCGAAGGTCGCGGAACGGATGGCCTTCGGAGGACGCCGCACACCGGTCGCAGGCGGATGGTCGATTCTCGAACATTTCACCGGAAGCGACATTCCCGATCCGGTCCGGCAAGGCATCATCGCGGCCGCGGGCGACGGATTGATCGACAGAATCGACGTATCGGGCACGCCCGAAGCTCCGACCTATATCGTGCAGTCCACCCGTTATGAGTCGCACGACCGGCTGCACCTCACCACCACCACGTTCGATGCCGAAGGCCGGGTGCGCGACATCCGCCGGGCCGAGGCCATGCCCTACGTGAACCTGCCGGCTCCGGTGCGCCGGACGATCGTGGAGGTCGTGGGCAGCGTCCCCGTGGACGAATCGCGGGTCATCCGCCGCGGCGAAGGCGACGAGACGACCTACGAAATCACGATGATCGGCTCCGATTTGCGTTACAAACTGCGAATCACCGACGACGGAGTCCTCCACGACAAGAAAGTAACCCGTAAAAAAGCGAAAAAATAA
- a CDS encoding sulfatase: MKTDLHKRFLCVAGLTPLAALSGGCTDTSDTRPNILFVIADDQSWPYASAYGCKTVSTPGFDYVAGHGALFNNAYVTSPGSSPSRASILTGLYPWQIEEAGTHASSFPARYTCYPDVFREAGYHVGYTGKGWGPGDWAVSGRKHNPAGPEYNECRLDPPYSGISKIDYAANFRKFLAERPEGAPFCFWLGTHEPHRPYENASWVKAGHVLDEAEVPGFLPDADPVRGDILDYAVEIEWFDRHLGSCLEELERRGELDRTIVIVTADNGMSFPHAKANCYDAGLHVPLAVCWGERIRPRQVVESLVSLVDVFPTLLEASGVTYGADSVLVGESLLPLLEGRDAEYSSEAVYAGRERHSCSRYDNLGYPVRSIRSGNYLLVRNFHPERWPAGDPQALDKKGRPAAMHGAYYDIDAAPSKDYLIDNRENPQVKSYFDAAVARRPEFELYNLKSDARCLHNVADDPHYSDIFERLRSRLQMRLTETGDPRVGADPEIWESYPRLEGKMRTFPAPKE; the protein is encoded by the coding sequence ATGAAAACCGACCTGCATAAACGCTTTCTCTGCGTCGCGGGACTGACCCCGCTGGCTGCCTTGTCGGGCGGCTGCACCGACACGTCCGACACGCGTCCCAACATCCTTTTCGTCATCGCCGACGACCAATCGTGGCCCTACGCCTCGGCCTACGGATGCAAAACGGTCTCGACTCCCGGTTTCGACTATGTCGCCGGCCACGGGGCGCTGTTCAACAACGCCTATGTTACCTCACCCGGCAGCAGCCCTTCGCGGGCCAGCATTCTGACGGGACTCTATCCCTGGCAGATCGAGGAGGCCGGAACGCATGCCAGTTCGTTCCCGGCGCGTTACACGTGTTATCCCGACGTTTTCCGCGAAGCCGGGTACCACGTCGGCTATACGGGCAAAGGCTGGGGGCCCGGCGACTGGGCGGTTTCCGGACGGAAACACAATCCGGCAGGTCCCGAATATAACGAGTGCCGTCTCGACCCGCCTTACAGCGGCATTTCGAAGATCGACTACGCGGCCAATTTCCGCAAGTTCCTCGCCGAACGCCCCGAAGGAGCACCGTTCTGCTTCTGGCTCGGGACCCACGAACCCCACCGTCCTTACGAAAACGCCTCGTGGGTGAAAGCCGGACACGTGCTCGACGAAGCCGAGGTCCCGGGATTCCTGCCCGATGCCGATCCGGTCCGCGGCGACATCCTCGACTACGCCGTCGAGATCGAGTGGTTCGATCGACACCTCGGCTCCTGCCTCGAAGAGCTGGAACGCCGCGGCGAACTGGACCGCACCATCGTCATCGTCACGGCAGACAACGGCATGTCGTTTCCGCACGCCAAGGCCAACTGCTACGACGCCGGACTGCACGTGCCGCTGGCCGTCTGCTGGGGCGAACGCATCCGGCCGCGGCAGGTCGTCGAATCGCTGGTGAGCCTGGTGGACGTATTCCCGACGCTGCTCGAAGCCTCGGGCGTAACCTACGGTGCCGACAGCGTACTGGTCGGCGAAAGCCTGCTGCCGCTGCTCGAAGGCCGAGACGCGGAATACAGTTCCGAAGCGGTTTACGCCGGACGCGAACGCCATTCCTGTTCACGCTACGACAATCTGGGCTATCCGGTGCGCAGCATCCGGTCGGGCAACTACCTGCTGGTGCGCAATTTCCATCCCGAGCGCTGGCCGGCAGGCGATCCGCAGGCGCTTGATAAAAAAGGTCGACCGGCGGCGATGCACGGCGCCTACTACGACATCGACGCAGCCCCGTCGAAGGATTATCTGATCGACAACCGCGAGAATCCGCAGGTGAAATCCTATTTCGATGCCGCCGTGGCCCGGCGCCCCGAATTCGAACTCTACAACCTGAAAAGCGATGCCCGCTGCCTGCACAACGTAGCCGACGATCCCCATTATTCGGACATCTTCGAACGCCTGCGTTCACGGCTGCAAATGCGGCTCACCGAAACCGGCGATCCGCGCGTGGGCGCCGACCCCGAAATATGGGAGAGCTATCCGCGTCTCGAAGGCAAGATGCGGACATTTCCCGCCCCGAAAGAATAG
- a CDS encoding sulfatase-like hydrolase/transferase, which translates to MKTTGLLGITVLAAATVSGSAAIGRERKTPDRRPNILCLVCEDISPYLGCYGDKLADTPNLDRFAREGIRYTRMFTTIGVSAPSRASLITGLFPTSFGANYMRTSNTKPLTEGLVPPYEAVPADGVKCYTEFLRAAGYYCTNNVKTDYQFKPPVTAWDESSKTAHWKNRPEGMPFFAIFNMTVTHESQVWKRADEPLVLSPDEVVLPPYHPDNAVTRRDWAVMYSNVHEMDRQMQTYIDEVRDAGLLDNTIVIWYSDNGGPLPRQKRELYESGALVPFMVRFPDGTYAGTVEDRLLMFADIPATILSLAGIRPPSYMHGIPFLGRYEGSERSYIYGARDRLDEIVERQTCVRDARYRYVCNHLPEKSGYMQVLSRLNMPMMRNMVELYERGELDEQSRRWFEKPRRTEEFYDVDNDPHEMHNLIDDPRYACDIARMRRELTRWDKRYNPYLGLTEAELRERLWPGGVQPGVAAPEVRNNRDGSVKIVCATKGASIAYQIDGRGYNEKHWLLYTAPVRLKPGQTLTAVATRIGYKTSDVTTYKH; encoded by the coding sequence ATGAAAACGACGGGTTTGCTAGGAATTACCGTACTAGCGGCAGCGACGGTGTCCGGTTCGGCAGCCATCGGCCGGGAGCGGAAAACTCCCGACCGGCGGCCCAACATTCTTTGTCTGGTGTGTGAAGACATCAGTCCCTATCTGGGCTGTTACGGCGACAAACTGGCCGACACGCCCAATCTCGACCGTTTCGCACGGGAGGGAATCCGTTATACGCGCATGTTCACCACCATCGGCGTCAGCGCACCCAGCCGGGCATCGCTCATCACCGGGTTGTTCCCGACCTCGTTCGGGGCCAATTACATGCGGACGTCGAACACCAAACCCCTGACCGAAGGGCTCGTGCCGCCCTACGAAGCCGTACCGGCCGACGGGGTGAAATGCTACACCGAATTTCTGCGTGCCGCGGGCTACTACTGCACCAACAACGTAAAGACCGACTACCAGTTCAAACCGCCCGTGACGGCCTGGGACGAGAGCAGCAAGACGGCACATTGGAAGAACCGTCCCGAAGGGATGCCTTTCTTCGCCATCTTCAACATGACGGTGACCCATGAATCGCAGGTATGGAAACGGGCGGACGAACCGCTCGTCCTGTCGCCCGATGAGGTCGTTCTGCCGCCCTACCATCCCGATAATGCAGTGACGCGCCGGGACTGGGCGGTCATGTACAGCAACGTTCACGAAATGGACCGTCAGATGCAGACCTACATCGACGAGGTGCGCGACGCAGGATTGCTCGACAATACCATCGTCATCTGGTACTCGGACAACGGCGGCCCGCTGCCGCGTCAGAAACGCGAGCTCTACGAGAGCGGGGCGCTGGTGCCCTTCATGGTGCGTTTCCCCGACGGGACCTATGCCGGGACCGTCGAAGACCGGCTGCTGATGTTCGCCGACATCCCTGCGACGATTCTCTCGCTGGCGGGAATCCGCCCGCCGTCGTACATGCACGGCATTCCGTTTCTGGGCCGGTACGAAGGCAGCGAACGCTCCTATATTTACGGCGCCCGCGACCGCCTCGACGAGATCGTCGAACGCCAGACCTGCGTCCGGGACGCCCGTTACCGCTACGTGTGCAACCACCTGCCCGAAAAATCCGGTTACATGCAGGTCCTTTCACGACTCAACATGCCGATGATGCGCAACATGGTGGAGCTCTACGAGCGCGGTGAGCTCGACGAACAGTCGCGCCGCTGGTTCGAAAAGCCCCGCCGCACGGAGGAGTTCTACGACGTGGACAACGATCCGCACGAGATGCACAATCTGATCGACGATCCGCGGTACGCCTGCGACATCGCACGGATGCGCCGGGAACTGACCCGTTGGGACAAACGCTACAATCCCTATCTGGGGCTGACCGAAGCGGAATTGCGCGAACGTCTCTGGCCGGGCGGCGTGCAGCCCGGAGTCGCAGCGCCGGAGGTCCGCAACAACCGGGACGGCAGCGTGAAGATCGTCTGCGCGACAAAAGGCGCCTCGATCGCCTACCAGATCGACGGACGCGGTTATAACGAAAAGCACTGGCTGCTCTATACCGCCCCCGTGCGCTTGAAGCCGGGGCAAACCCTGACGGCCGTCGCCACGCGCATCGGCTACAAGACAAGCGACGTGACAACTTATAAGCATTGA
- a CDS encoding arylsulfatase, producing the protein MNKTRFTRLTLFFAASVWWNAAPAQKAAERPRTEQPLPNILLISADDLGWSDIGCYGSEVQTPNLDELARQGIRFTQFHNTSKSYPSRSCLLTGLYAQQNGYFKDARGPLENSVTLGEYLKTAGYTTLWSGKHHGAENPRTRGFDHFYGLRDGACNYFNPGCQRDGEGVPAQKVKNRFWCVEKQTYAPFTPKEKDFYTTDYFTNYALEWLDEYAGSEKPFFLYLAYNAPHDPLMAWPEDIAKYEGKYRDGYEDIRRARYEKQRSLGLIDDRYRLSEATFRKWESLSDEERAVEERKMAVYAAMIDRMDQNIGRVIRKLKEQGKFDDTLIIFVSDNGASAEVVELKDSYGEIGSMTCWTSLGPDWANVANTPLRYFKNYSYQGGISAPMIATWPNGLRNPGRLSDFTGHFIDIMATFVDLAGAPYPEEYKGRRIVPYEGVSLLPVIRDEKPVREKPLFWEWQHGRAVRDGKWKLVKHGSDTPWSLFDMEADPSETQDLAASHPETVTRMNAMFEAWKKRVSITKAHPHLKKNL; encoded by the coding sequence ATGAATAAAACTCGTTTTACCCGTCTGACGTTGTTCTTCGCCGCCTCCGTATGGTGGAACGCCGCTCCGGCCCAGAAAGCCGCCGAACGTCCCCGAACCGAGCAGCCGCTCCCGAACATTCTGCTTATTTCGGCCGACGACCTGGGCTGGTCCGACATCGGTTGTTACGGCAGCGAAGTGCAGACTCCGAACCTCGACGAACTGGCCCGTCAGGGCATTCGTTTCACCCAGTTCCACAACACGTCGAAAAGCTATCCGTCGCGGTCGTGCCTGCTGACGGGACTTTACGCCCAGCAGAACGGCTATTTCAAAGATGCCCGCGGACCGCTGGAAAACAGCGTGACCCTGGGCGAGTACCTCAAAACGGCGGGTTACACGACCCTGTGGTCCGGCAAGCATCACGGTGCCGAGAATCCCCGCACACGCGGTTTCGACCACTTCTACGGACTGCGCGACGGAGCCTGCAACTATTTCAACCCCGGTTGCCAGCGCGACGGCGAAGGCGTGCCGGCGCAGAAAGTAAAGAACCGGTTCTGGTGCGTGGAAAAACAGACCTACGCTCCGTTCACACCCAAAGAAAAGGATTTCTACACGACCGATTATTTCACCAACTACGCCCTCGAATGGCTCGACGAATATGCCGGGAGCGAAAAACCGTTCTTCCTTTACCTGGCTTACAATGCTCCGCACGATCCGCTGATGGCGTGGCCCGAGGATATCGCCAAATACGAAGGCAAATACCGTGACGGCTACGAAGACATCCGTCGTGCGCGTTACGAAAAACAGCGCTCCCTGGGGCTGATAGACGACCGCTACCGCCTTTCCGAAGCCACGTTTCGGAAATGGGAGTCGCTCAGCGACGAAGAACGGGCCGTCGAGGAGCGCAAGATGGCCGTCTATGCGGCGATGATCGACCGCATGGACCAAAACATCGGCCGTGTGATCCGCAAACTGAAAGAGCAGGGCAAGTTCGACGATACGCTCATCATCTTCGTTTCGGACAACGGCGCTTCGGCCGAGGTCGTGGAACTGAAAGACAGCTACGGTGAGATCGGCTCGATGACCTGCTGGACGTCGCTCGGGCCCGACTGGGCCAATGTGGCCAATACGCCGCTGCGTTATTTCAAGAATTACAGCTATCAGGGCGGCATTTCGGCCCCGATGATCGCCACGTGGCCCAACGGTCTGCGCAACCCGGGCCGTCTGTCCGATTTCACGGGCCATTTCATCGACATCATGGCCACGTTCGTCGATTTGGCCGGTGCACCTTATCCCGAGGAGTACAAGGGACGCAGGATCGTACCCTACGAAGGCGTTTCGCTGCTTCCGGTCATCCGCGACGAGAAACCCGTGCGCGAAAAGCCTCTCTTCTGGGAGTGGCAGCACGGGCGGGCAGTCCGCGACGGCAAATGGAAACTCGTGAAACACGGATCGGACACCCCCTGGTCGTTGTTCGACATGGAGGCTGATCCGTCGGAAACACAGGATCTGGCCGCTTCGCATCCGGAAACCGTAACGCGTATGAACGCGATGTTCGAGGCGTGGAAAAAGCGGGTATCGATCACCAAGGCGCATCCTCATCTCAAAAAGAATCTATGA